From the genome of Argopecten irradians isolate NY unplaced genomic scaffold, Ai_NY scaffold_0289, whole genome shotgun sequence:
ATATGTATAGGGACGACGTCCAACTTTCCTGTCATTGTGAGATTCGCCAAGGTGGTTAAATATCACGCTCGGGTCATTTCCGTCATATGGGTTATTTCCCTTTGGTTATTTCTCTCCCCACACAATTCCGGTGAAATATCTAACTTATTCAAAGTCATCTGATCAAGTGttatccaatcagaacattttaAATGAAGGTGAGGTATAGAAGTAACATTTATCTGAAGGAACACACATTTCttgtaaaaaaaatgctgaatGTTATCGTTCCCAAAGACtgatatgaaaataacataatCTGTGAATTTTTACGTTTTTTAATATACAGAGGCCCTCCAAAAGGAAAACATCCGACTTGCAGATAAATCGTCTACTCTGGAAGGAGAAGTTAAATTTCTTCAAGAGAAAACTGTTTCACTTGAAGAGAAAATCGTAACTCTCGAAGACAAAATCACTTCACTTGAACAGGATCAGCGTTCTACAGAACAGACAGAAATCACTAGACCATGTCCAGAAGATTCGGGAGGAATTGATGAATCCCGAATAGCAAGCCAACCTAAAGGTACTTGAACGAAATGGTAACTATTATTGATTCCGAGCTCAAACTCGATTTGCGATCTTCTAAGAAGAGGAAGTCATACCTCATAAGTATCATCCATCCTAAAGACGGAAGAATTCATCGCAGAAGTAGAAGAGAGAGATTCAATCGAGATGAGAGGAAAATTATATTCTGACAATGTAGAAGAGGGCAACTCGAGTTAGGCTCACGGCTGCAAGactaatacatatacacacacgaGTTGTACGGCTGAACAACCACAGACACATTCACACGTGCCCCGCTATTAACACATGGATGCATCCAATAGTAATATTATAAAGTCATATTGGTGAAGTAAAAAGcccaaagaaaataaatatcacaGCTATTACTCAGGAAAATAATAGTCAGATTGAAATAACAATGAACGGCAATATATATAGCTGATGTGCCATATAAGGTTATAGCAACCTGATACAGTTCAGAGTAATAACTGGTAATCAAACTCGAGATTGAATATGAATAGTATAAatcgtctattaacagccaggtcatTTGAACTGGACGTGTCGCAGGTTTGATTGGTGGAGGAAAGAGCCGGATGTGCGCCGTGGAAGAAATAACCACcagaccagcggtcagtacatgGCAAATGCCCCACAGGGGATTTATCTCGAAATCGCGACCGAGACAGGTGGAGAgcgcatgtggtaatatgtctggTAACAGACTTAACCCACTCGTCGCACGCGCGGCCCGTGGCCCATCAGTGTATCATAGCCAAACCCAGGAAAGTACTACGTATGATATTTACGCACTCCATGGGAAATGTGTTATAACACAGTCTCCATTAAAATAAGTAGTTAAtagctgaaaatttcatataaatCTACATTTATCTTTAAccaaaatatcatttcaattaaaaacaaactgAAATCAATGAGAAAACCAAATCTATATATATCTCCTGTTAACATGTTGGGTCAACGCGCTGCTGTTAATGcatgttgtatactaaaaaacATAATACAATAGTCCACAATCCAGAAGTCAAATACAACGCAATATACCCACACAACCCAAATGTATTGAAAAAACAATCTTAAATTTATATGCACTTATTATGATAATTCATCGATTTCCATTTAAATAGAAGAATCAAATAAGTATGGAAGAAATATTTTTACTTGAAACTTAAATCAAGTCAAActcaagggaagtaactctccACATAAAAATCCTACATCAAATGTTTATGTGTGAAATTTTAGTCAGTATAGCTtaatttttatgtatattaaattaagtatttcctaattttaataaaaaactaaaatttttatatttacattatcgtaataatatattaattttgaaaaaataatataataaaacagattggttacataaaataaagatatagaCGGAGGCCCCTCTTGATAATCATATTAAATGAGCTAGAAGACTATGGTGTCATTTATTATCAATCATAACTTAGATGTGAGAACAATCAAGATGTGggtgttatatttttttatatatttacaaaaaaaactaaagaaagaaacaataaatacaccataaaacaaaataaattaccGTATGTAGCAAACGTAAACCAAGCTACCAATGTCATGAATACTatcttaaatataaatataataaaaagtggtgtattaatatcatttaatacTACAATAATTATAGGAATAATCTACTCACGcaatgaattattaaaaaaacacattatggACTTTAAGTAAATGTAACCTTTTTACGTAGGTTTTTTTTCAGTTCGATAACCGAATACATAGAACGTGAAACTACATcactaatatatattttttttatatttattattttttgttattattattatttaaatgtttcagATGGCGCTAAGAAGATAAGCAAACGTGTCGGTAAGTcaggatatttttgtttttaaagtcGTTTTTAATGTCTTTCTTTTATTAATCTTTCCCTTGAACTTTTCTGACCATTTTGTGAAAAGCTGAAGATAAAGTAAATAGATTTatcaacatgtttattttaagtTCTATATACTTAATGCGGCAATGTCGCTtagttatattttttcatcCTTACGAACTGAATTCCTTTTCTTGTACACCCGTACCGAAATaaaaaatctcataactttGCAGAATCCTTCATCAACTGAATTTCATGAACTGAATTTCTATCTATTCTTGTAGATTCATACTGGAATTAAATATGGCAGTTTTCCAGATACTTTCAAGAAATGAATTTCTATCTATTCCTGTAGACCCATACTGAAATTAGAATTTGTTATCCTTTTTGTAGACACCACCACTGAGAGTATAGTAGCATTCCACGCCATTCTCACACAAACGATAACAAATCCAACGTCAGGTCATATCATTCAGTTCGGCAAAACTGTTACAAACATCGGCTCACACTACAATTCTCAAAATGGCGAATTCGTCTGTCCGGAAGTTGGCGTTTACAAGTTTTCCTGGACAATCCACGTTCATCAGGGCCAATATATGACTACAGAATTGGTTCGCAATGGCGTGGTAATAGGGTCCGGTATTAGCGGGGCCGATACATATTTTACCACCGGCTCGGCCTCGGCGATAACAATGCTGGTTCCTGGTGACTCAGTTTGGTTACGAGTATTATACCACGACAGTGGTAGTAGCATATACCCTAACTTTACGATATTTAACGGATTTCGCCTGCACTAGATGACATGAATGATAGTCTTGAAGTTTTGGAGACAAATAATTCCCCTACGTCATCAACGTATGATGTTTTCAATGTTATTGAATAAATATCATCTAAGACGAGACAACATATTGTTCTTTTTAGGAAAACCAGTATGTAGATGACAACATCTTCTTTACTTCACATAAATGACctgtattttatttaaagtatGCGTGgaaaacaacatattttctttttagaTAACAAAGAAATTGCGAGACCTGATATCCGACCGAAGGCGGCATGAAAACATTCCAAGTCTGACCAATCGGATGGCGTCTATACACCTACCATATATTCTCTATAGAATATATGgctagtatcttacaatacaaggtttgttTTGGTGCGAAAcgtaggaaagccgagatgacgagcaccaaaataaaacatgtattgtaagatgctaaccgtgtattctgtttatccctcaaccattatgacattcaaaacgaaagcaaattgtcgATTATTTACATGGTTTCACTCGAGACGATTCTTTGATGCGcaggaaaagattcattcactaaaccgtaTGAGAGTGTACTCCGTTTTACTTCCGTGGGAATTATATATTAAGTGCCTTTACAAACAGTACCAGTTATTCTGTTCAGTGTACAATATGACTGAAAGAATATggaaatactaaaaaaaaaataattaaggtACATGTAGAAGAGGTTCCGTCAGATGTaaaacaaattcacgtgatagTATTGGcggataaagcattttgtatAGATAAATCACAAGTTTATCCgatagtagttatccgtcagtatgtacGGAAGTTGCAGGTTAGTCTAATAATGATGGGCTTAGAATGGCTTGTTTGCATAGAATTTGAAGCTAAATGCTAATTTGCAAATCATTTCCAAAATGCCTATTTTCGAAGCTACATACATGTCTATTacaatttttatgtttatgtgaaTGGTAAACAAGTTTGAAAACGAAAATAGAGTACAACGCCTAATATCACTTTCTacttaaaaatcaattaaaatagatttaaCATAAATTTCATAGCGCGGGCCGTCTTATGTTTCCTATTGCCGTCTTAATTACCGCGCCTTAATTGGCTATCACCGTCTTTGTTTCCTTTTGTCCCCGCGTTAATTGTTCACATAGATAACACGgagaatcttgcatttgtttgatgttgtaataGCGTTATAGATTCTCTTtagtaaattgttttaaaaagaactctttcacgaacaatggaaatttgcccacgaaccaattttattaaaactaaatgttacagtagcaacattaatgcaaaccttgaaatatgttttaaaaaagtCCTAGGGGCCTGTGCTGTTGCCATATTAAAGTTGCCCAGTacaggtgtatgacagggttccctttttgatccaaaaaggtatcaaaataatgttttatgtttatattattttctgaagagtataaataattacataacatgatcacaaatatgtaggtaaaatgtagaaaataaacttttggctacattttaaagacagaaaaagtcgaaattttgggtgttttttcggccatgtcaattattattGGCTGTTTTGATATGCATCTGTTATAAGTCCTCATAAAACTAGTTCTAGTATTCATAGATAAAGGGATATAACTAATACAATATGCATTAAGGTACGTAACTCATGCAGACTTACAAACTTAAGAACTAACGTTGTCACATTCCAACAAGGTGAAGCCTGATGGCATCACAACGAGCATAGCCTTCCCCAACTAAcgttttataacaattattaagCAACggtttataataattataagacAAGTTTTCATAGAATCGTATTCTTTTTGATACATAATTTgatacatattttaaatgtcACAGAACTGTGTATTTGAACGAATGCCACTTATATTACTAATTATAGGATGCTGAACAAAGCATGGTTATCTTCCATTATTATAAATCTTATCTTACATTGATTATATCAAGTAGGAAAAACCATTCTTGTATCTTCAAATAGGCTCACCgttaattaatttacatatgaaagttCATAATtgacaacagaaaataaaacaaacaaaaaacaacgtAATAATCAGTAGGGGACTAGTCAGTCGTATCTTTCTTACAGAAGTCAATGGTTTGAGAGATGAAATGGGTTTTTAAATAACATAAGTATTTCAGATGACctacatttattaatatatcgTGGTGTTAGCCTGTTTATTGCTTGTAATATAGATGTCAGTCCGTGGTGGACACATTTAAAATTGCAATCTCAATTGTCCGGCTGTAAATAATGATTAGACTTCGTGTCAGAGAAGTTCTATTTCTTGACATATGATTTAATCGATAGTATAACAAGGTCACAAATAAAACACAAGCACACAACATTTGATATGATCAACCGCCAACAGAGCACAATTTCCTAAACAATCTAGTAAACGTAACCACTGTACACGAAAATAAAGTCATCTTCTTAGCAGACCATAGGTTCATACTTAAAGTAACACTTTACGTCACTAGCACCTCCAAATTAGTTTCGACCccgatatttttattatttgtagaTGAAGTTAAAATTAAGTTACACAcgtatatcaaataatattgataatgtttatcaatattGTTGGTACaacagttgttgaaagtcgatgcTTGTAAACAtgctttcattttaaactggtcgccaaaAAAAAACTACGAACTTGACCCGCCGAAAGGAAGTATAGAAAGTCCATGACCCGTTACAATATCTCTGATTCATTCGGTTTGAAAAGTGGCATCCACTTAGCTatgttcattattattttgatttttaccACAATTTTCCGAAGCGTTTCTGTCCATCTTGACGTTGATTTAGTCCAATCTTTGCATTGTTTAcagcaggtttttttttcaaaattcagaTACGGATATTGCGACTTTAGAACCGTTATATTTTCAACCAttgtttaatttaaatttaCCTATATGTAACCAAAACCAAAAGCATACCCTTCCCGCACCCCCTttaaacaagcaaacaaaaccCACGCATTTCTAGATATCTATGCGCTCTTCAGTTCATTAAATTTCAATAACTTTAAATTCTTGTATAATTAAACTTCCTACGTGAGGTCCATCAAAGATGTATTAGTATCTTTAAATTAAGGTGATTGATTTAAATGATGCTTAAACTAAACACAATATATGTGATCTCTTTGTAATACGGGTCGTCTTACATCTTCTTATATACCGcacagtagttgactatcactgtacCACCGAAACAAGCAGCGGGCACTGACAAAATACAATGGTTATATATTTCAAGATATCGCATGACAATTTGTTGATTTtcaatggttaccatggtagcCAAGTTACTTTACCCGGGTTTAAGTTTGCCATGGTATCAAAGAAGGGTATCATGGGGTATCGGTAACCGATTATTTACAGGTTTAGTTAACGTTACTCTTGCTTGCAGCGTACGATATCGCTTCTGCCGTCTGTTACGTAATTGTGGTTTTTAGATCCtg
Proteins encoded in this window:
- the LOC138312354 gene encoding C1q-related factor-like; protein product: MYRDDVQLSCHCEIRQEALQKENIRLADKSSTLEGEVKFLQEKTVSLEEKIVTLEDKITSLEQDQRSTEQTEITRPCPEDSGGIDESRIASQPKDGAKKISKRVDTTTESIVAFHAILTQTITNPTSGHIIQFGKTVTNIGSHYNSQNGEFVCPEVGVYKFSWTIHVHQGQYMTTELVRNGVVIGSGISGADTYFTTGSASAITMLVPGDSVWLRVLYHDSGSSIYPNFTIFNGFRLH